A single Fundulus heteroclitus isolate FHET01 unplaced genomic scaffold, MU-UCD_Fhet_4.1 scaffold_38, whole genome shotgun sequence DNA region contains:
- the swap70a gene encoding switch-associated protein 70: MSANICVSKAEHHVEGASHFCFWAKRRPLAFCLRAHSSNPDQNRAQRTAGSRPSVLVPPQDNMWLREELLKAIWHAFTALDVDHRGKVSKSQLKVLSYNLCTVMRIPHDPVSFEQHFKEDDKGPLSSEGYMPYLNRYILDKVQEDFDVLEFYRMCWTLCFKKNIQPQRLKISDSDAFKVWCIFNFLSEDKYPLVVVFEEVEYFLRKLTEAMGVGWCEEKFADCRTQHAARSCLTAWELIELVGVNYFSKDVDRQILSMSINEVFSELILDILKQGYVTKKGHKRKNWTERWFVLRPTSLSYYVCEDLTEKKGDIALDQSCCVESLPDKDGKKCLFIIKCVDKSFEISASDKKKKQEWIQAIQMCIQLLRLGLLSPHREARLRRRELRQKQQLEEEDLALRMKNLQAANEAKQKQLEDMRLKMEEAAAKAALEELRRQKKQSDLQDRHRLDLEREKMVRQEMEEQMAQKSSELEQYLQRVKELEDMYHRLEEALEDERQAKQDEEAMRKLQARLLEEEAAKRAELEQIYLKQQRALSQTEAEKDELMAEQLAKERELRAASQQLDRLEKERQGALEQYQEVSRKLERAANKTKTWKDKVAKHEGLVRLIQPGHKGPQRITNWGPASFTDAELELRKKSWQEKKNQGAPSQ; the protein is encoded by the exons ATGTCGGCCAATATTTGCGTGAGCAAAGCTGAGCATCACGTGGAGGGTGCATCACACTTCTGCTTCTGGGCCAAGCGCCGTCCTCTCGCCTTTTGCCTCCGAGCGCACAGTTCCAACCCGGATCAGAACCGAGCGCAGCGCACAGCAGGGAGCCGCCCGTCGGTTCTGGTGCCGCCGCAGGACAACATGTGGCTTCGAGAGGAGCTCCTGAAGGCCATCTGGCACGCGTTCACAGCCCTGGACGTGGATCACCGCGGGAAAGTCTCCAAATCTCAGTTAAAG GTGCTCTCCTACAACCTGTGCACGGTAATGAGGATCCCCCATGACCCCGTGAGCTTTGAACAGCATTTCAAAGAAGATGATAAGGGACCTCTGTCCAGTGAGGGATACATGCCTTACCTCAACAGGTACATTCTTGACAAG GTGCAGGAGGATTTTGATGTGCTGGAGTTCTACCGCATGTGCTGGACCTTGTGTTTCAAGAAAAACATACAACCCCAGCGCTTAAAAATCTCTGACAGTGATGCATTTAAGGTCTGGTGCATTTTCAACTTCCTGTCGGAAGACAAATACCCGCTGGTGGTGGTCTTCGAGGAG GTTGAGTATTTTCTGCGAAAGCTGACGGAGGCCATGGGCGTGGGATGGTGCGAGGAAAAGTTCGCAGACTGCAGGACGCAGCACGCGGCCAGGAGCTGCCTGACGGCGTGGGAGCTGATTGAGCTGGTGGGCGTGAATTACTTCAGCAAGGACGTGGACCGGCAGATCCTGTCCATGAGCATCAACGAGGTGTTCTCCGAGCTCATCCTGGACATCCTGAAGCAG GGTTACGTGACGAAGAAAGGCCACAAGAGGAAGAACTGGACGGAGCGCTGGTTCGTCCTCCGACCCACCTCGCTGTCCTACTACGTCTGCGAAGACCTCACGGAGAAGAAGGGGGACATCGCTCTTGACCAGAGCTGCTGTGTGGAG TCTCTGCCAGATAAAGATGGGAAGAAATGCCTTTTCATTATCAAATGCGTCGACAAAAGCTTTGAGATCAGCGCTTCGgataaaaagaagaagcaggaaTGGATTCAAG CCATACAGATGTGCATCCAGCTGCTGAGGCTGGGCCTGCTGTCTCCCCACCGTGAGGCCCGGCTGAGGCGTCGGGAGCTCcggcagaagcagcagctggaggaggaagaccTGGCGCTGAGGATGAAGAATCTCCAGGCGGCTAATGAGGCCAAACAGAAGCAACTGGAGGACATGAGGCTG AAAATGGAAGAGGCCGCAGCCAAAGCGGCCCTGGAGGAGCTCAGGAGACAGAAGAAGCAGTCTGACCTGCAGGATCGCCACAGACTAGACTTGGAGAGAGAAAAGATG GTGCGGCaggagatggaggagcagaTGGCTCAGAAGTCCAGCGAGCTGGAGCAGTACCTCCAGCGGGTCAAAGAGCTGGAAGACATGTACCACCGGCTGGAGGAGGCCTTAGAGGACGAGCGACAGGCCAAGCAGGACGAGGAAGCCATGAGGAAGCTGCAAGCCAG GTTGCTGGAGGAAGAGGCAGCTAAGAGGGCAGAGCTGGAGCAGATCTACCTGAAGCAGCAGAGAGCGTTGTCTCAGACGGAGGCGGAGAAGGACGAGCTGATGGCTGAGCAGCTGGCCAAGGAGAGAGAGCTGCGGGCGGCGTCTCAGCAGCTGGACAGGCTGGAGAAGGAACGGCAGGGGGCGCTGGAGCAGTATCAG GAGGTATCGAGAAAACTGGAGCGAGCGGCTAACAAGACCAAGACTTGGAAAG